In Vibrio celticus, one genomic interval encodes:
- the pssA gene encoding CDP-diacylglycerol--serine O-phosphatidyltransferase, which translates to MIASRNPFIQLPTIAQNPDKFEVLLSAQEFRTRLLDEISRATTRISLVALYLEDDEAGREILTALYEAKQKNPELDVSVCVDWHRAQRGLIGAESSEGNAAMYKEFAEKYQHSVPVYGIPVRGKEVFGVLHLKGFIVDDSVIYSGASLNNIYLNYHDRYRFDRYHVLNNAALADAMFTYVHEQMVADSAVYDLADKNKPATKELKPAIRQFRASLARSQYQFDGQEVSADQVAVTPLVGIGKRRNRLNQGINQLVAQAKDEIFICTPYFNFPPSLAKEVKKALKRGVKVSIVVGDKTANDFFISPEEEFKTIGGLPYLYELNLRRFAKANEAHIASRNLSIRLWQHDSNSFHLKGIWVDKRYMLLTGNNLNPRAWKLDLENGIFIQDNYHHLTDKFQAEVDNILQHTQLICTYKQLDKVESYPMEVQKLIRKITRVKADRVLKQIL; encoded by the coding sequence ATGATTGCCAGTAGGAATCCATTCATACAGTTGCCAACCATAGCGCAGAATCCTGACAAGTTTGAAGTACTACTATCAGCGCAAGAGTTTCGAACTCGCCTACTTGATGAGATATCTCGCGCAACTACTCGTATTAGTTTAGTCGCTTTGTACCTTGAAGATGATGAGGCTGGCCGTGAGATCCTAACTGCCTTATATGAAGCAAAGCAAAAGAATCCGGAATTAGACGTGAGCGTTTGTGTCGATTGGCACCGAGCGCAGCGTGGATTGATTGGTGCAGAGTCTTCTGAAGGCAATGCAGCCATGTATAAAGAGTTTGCAGAAAAATATCAGCACTCTGTGCCTGTCTATGGCATTCCCGTTCGCGGCAAAGAAGTCTTTGGCGTACTGCACCTAAAAGGCTTTATCGTCGATGACAGCGTGATATACAGCGGTGCAAGCCTTAACAATATCTACCTGAATTACCATGACCGCTATCGCTTTGATCGTTACCACGTTTTAAACAACGCGGCTCTTGCTGACGCAATGTTTACCTACGTACACGAACAGATGGTTGCGGACAGCGCTGTTTATGACCTGGCAGATAAGAACAAGCCTGCGACCAAAGAACTGAAACCAGCGATTCGTCAGTTTCGAGCATCATTGGCAAGGTCTCAGTATCAATTCGATGGTCAAGAGGTTTCAGCAGACCAAGTTGCTGTAACACCATTGGTTGGTATCGGTAAAAGACGTAACCGTCTGAATCAGGGAATCAATCAACTCGTCGCTCAAGCTAAAGATGAAATCTTCATCTGCACACCTTACTTCAACTTCCCACCTAGCCTAGCTAAAGAAGTGAAGAAAGCACTTAAGCGTGGTGTAAAGGTCAGCATTGTTGTTGGCGATAAGACAGCAAATGATTTCTTTATCTCGCCAGAAGAAGAATTTAAAACGATTGGTGGTCTGCCATACCTGTACGAACTGAACTTACGTCGTTTCGCTAAAGCGAATGAAGCTCATATTGCTAGCCGTAATCTATCAATTCGACTTTGGCAACACGATTCTAATAGCTTCCACCTAAAGGGCATATGGGTAGATAAACGCTACATGCTACTAACAGGTAATAACCTAAACCCACGCGCATGGAAGCTAGATCTAGAAAACGGTATCTTTATCCAAGATAACTACCATCATCTAACAGACAAGTTCCAGGCCGAAGTGGATAACATCCTTCAACACACTCAGCTTATCTGTACTTATAAGCAGTTAGACAAGGTAGAGAGCTACCCGATGGAAGTTCAGAAGTTGATTCGTAAGATCACTCGTGTGAAAGCCGACAGAGTACTCAAACAAATACTGTAG
- a CDS encoding GNAT family N-acetyltransferase, which translates to MNNVIITQLDPVKVPLVKRFYKEHYPTGKANKSELIYSLLLDDELCGVVRFRTIENNRLLTGMAISKQHRGQQLGSQLMDYCAQHTLSEDDYCFAYAHLTNFYARHKFVQVDPKDLPNGLRVLYERYSNSGKDLIPMHYQQNC; encoded by the coding sequence ATGAACAATGTCATCATTACTCAATTAGACCCAGTAAAGGTTCCCCTAGTTAAACGTTTCTATAAAGAACACTACCCAACGGGAAAAGCGAATAAGAGTGAACTGATCTACTCGTTATTGCTGGATGACGAGCTGTGCGGTGTCGTGCGTTTTCGTACAATAGAAAATAATCGTTTACTTACTGGAATGGCGATATCAAAACAACATCGCGGTCAGCAATTAGGCTCCCAGCTTATGGATTATTGTGCGCAACATACGCTTTCTGAAGACGATTACTGCTTTGCTTACGCTCATCTCACCAATTTTTATGCGCGACACAAATTCGTGCAAGTAGACCCTAAAGATCTACCAAATGGTTTAAGAGTTTTATACGAGCGCTATTCGAATAGCGGAAAAGATCTCATTCCTATGCATTATCAGCAAAATTGTTAG
- the murB gene encoding UDP-N-acetylmuramate dehydrogenase produces the protein MQFHLNASLKNVHTFSIDQTCDALVEVTTTEELISLYKDPKWSALPKLILGKGSNMLFTEHFAGLVIVNKLAGIELAETDSHHLLHVSGGEDWPSLVEWSVDKGLGGLENLAMIPGCSGSAPIQNIGAYGVELQDVCEYVDILCLDTYTVKRLSKEECLFGYRDSIFKHALCDKAIVVAIGLTLPKEWEPCNHYGPLKSLSADTLSPRTIFDEVCAIRSSKLPDPRVQGNAGSFFKNPVITQDHFDRLLALYPNIVGYESNDMIKVAAGWLIDQCQFKGVTEGGAQVHPNQALVIINYDEASAVDILKLAERVRQSVLNKFDIRLEHEVRFMGRDCETNLDKALESLV, from the coding sequence ATGCAATTCCATCTCAATGCTAGTTTAAAAAATGTTCATACTTTTTCCATCGATCAGACGTGTGATGCGTTGGTTGAAGTCACCACTACCGAAGAACTGATTTCGCTTTACAAAGACCCTAAATGGTCAGCTTTGCCTAAGTTAATACTGGGTAAGGGCAGTAATATGCTTTTTACTGAGCACTTCGCTGGCCTGGTCATCGTGAATAAATTAGCCGGGATTGAGCTGGCTGAGACGGACAGTCATCACCTACTGCATGTAAGTGGTGGCGAGGATTGGCCAAGCTTGGTTGAGTGGAGTGTGGATAAAGGGCTGGGTGGTCTAGAAAACCTAGCAATGATACCCGGCTGTTCCGGCTCTGCTCCGATTCAAAATATTGGTGCGTATGGAGTTGAGCTGCAAGACGTATGCGAGTATGTCGATATTCTGTGTCTGGATACTTATACAGTTAAGCGACTAAGCAAAGAAGAGTGTCTCTTTGGTTACCGAGACTCTATCTTCAAACACGCTCTCTGCGATAAAGCGATTGTTGTTGCGATTGGTTTAACGTTGCCGAAAGAGTGGGAGCCATGTAATCACTATGGCCCGTTAAAAAGCCTATCAGCCGATACGCTCTCTCCTCGCACTATATTTGATGAAGTGTGTGCTATTCGTTCAAGTAAGCTGCCAGACCCTAGAGTACAAGGGAATGCGGGTAGCTTCTTCAAAAACCCGGTGATCACCCAAGATCATTTTGATCGCTTGTTAGCTCTATATCCAAATATTGTCGGCTATGAGAGTAATGACATGATCAAAGTTGCTGCTGGCTGGCTGATTGATCAATGCCAGTTCAAGGGTGTAACAGAAGGTGGCGCTCAGGTTCACCCCAACCAAGCATTGGTTATTATCAATTATGATGAGGCTTCTGCTGTGGATATCCTTAAGCTTGCAGAGCGAGTGCGCCAGTCCGTCTTGAATAAATTCGATATTCGATTGGAACATGAAGTGCGCTTTATGGGACGAGACTGCGAGACAAACCTAGACAAGGCTTTGGAGTCATTGGTATGA
- the birA gene encoding bifunctional biotin--[acetyl-CoA-carboxylase] ligase/biotin operon repressor BirA, with protein sequence MREHSTKLALLRCLADGEFHSGEDLGEMIGVSRAAISKHIKGIQEWGLDIYRVQGKGYKLASRLDMLDQEKLSAVSRDASLELIPIMGSTNQHLLERTNTLESGSVCIAEYQAAGRGRRGREWVSPFGANLYLSMYWRLDAGMAAAMGLSLVVGVAVVEALEEMGVEGVKLKWPNDLYHNDKKLAGILVELSGQSGGAAHIVIGLGLNLSMDPTTSGIGQPWTSLKEVCDGKVPDRNQLAQALINAWDKSLVDYELKGMSNFVERWNRLDNFLGRNVRLIIGPREIEGVVQGIDEQGAVLLKTENGIESYIGGEISLRKGD encoded by the coding sequence ATGAGAGAACACAGTACCAAGCTTGCACTATTGAGATGCCTTGCTGACGGTGAGTTTCATTCAGGTGAAGACCTAGGTGAAATGATTGGTGTATCACGAGCGGCTATCAGTAAGCACATTAAAGGTATTCAAGAGTGGGGTTTAGATATCTATCGAGTACAAGGCAAGGGTTACAAGCTAGCCAGTCGTTTGGATATGCTTGACCAAGAAAAATTGTCTGCAGTTAGTCGCGATGCTTCTCTTGAACTCATTCCTATCATGGGTTCTACAAACCAACACCTATTAGAGCGTACTAACACTCTCGAATCGGGTTCTGTCTGTATTGCTGAATATCAAGCTGCGGGTCGTGGACGCCGTGGACGAGAGTGGGTATCGCCATTCGGTGCAAACCTCTATCTTTCAATGTATTGGAGACTTGACGCAGGGATGGCTGCCGCGATGGGCTTAAGCCTTGTGGTTGGTGTTGCTGTTGTTGAAGCTTTGGAAGAAATGGGTGTAGAAGGTGTAAAGCTCAAATGGCCGAACGACCTCTACCACAATGATAAGAAGCTTGCAGGTATCTTGGTCGAGTTGTCAGGACAGTCTGGTGGCGCTGCGCATATTGTGATTGGTTTAGGGCTAAACCTATCCATGGATCCAACAACATCAGGTATTGGCCAGCCATGGACTTCCCTTAAAGAAGTGTGTGATGGAAAGGTACCTGACCGTAATCAATTAGCGCAGGCTCTGATCAATGCTTGGGATAAATCTCTTGTCGATTATGAGCTGAAAGGAATGTCCAATTTTGTAGAGCGTTGGAACCGCTTGGATAATTTCTTAGGTCGCAATGTTAGGCTGATCATTGGACCTAGAGAAATTGAAGGTGTTGTTCAAGGCATCGATGAACAAGGCGCTGTATTACTCAAAACTGAGAATGGTATCGAGAGCTATATTGGTGGTGAGATATCGCTAAGAAAAGGCGATTAA
- the coaA gene encoding type I pantothenate kinase: MSPFMSFDRERWSELRNLVPMTLSESDLKELQGINEKLTMEEAVEIYLPLSRLLNLYVAARQNRNSVLHQFLDKKEKAPPFIIGIAGSVAVGKSTTARLLKALLSRWENHPKVELVTTDGFLYPNEVLEEKGLMSKKGFPESYDIKRLVNFVSDVKACKRNVTAPVYSHLTYNITDDVKCVDLPDVLIIEGLNVLQTGMNYPHEPHRVFISDFLDFSLYVDADSQQIKEWYVNRFMKFRDGAFTKPGSYFSHYTKLSNQAALDKAEGIWSSINGLNLEQNILPTRERAHLILRKGADHMVEEVLLRK, translated from the coding sequence ATGAGCCCATTTATGTCATTTGACCGCGAACGTTGGTCTGAGCTAAGGAATTTAGTTCCGATGACACTTTCTGAGAGCGACTTAAAAGAGCTTCAAGGCATCAATGAAAAGCTCACAATGGAAGAGGCAGTAGAGATCTATCTACCGCTATCTCGTCTATTGAACCTCTATGTGGCAGCCAGACAGAATAGAAACTCTGTACTCCACCAATTTCTAGATAAGAAAGAGAAAGCGCCACCTTTTATCATCGGTATTGCGGGTAGCGTAGCCGTTGGCAAAAGTACCACTGCGCGCCTGCTTAAAGCCCTACTCTCTCGCTGGGAAAACCACCCAAAAGTTGAACTAGTGACAACCGATGGCTTTTTATATCCAAACGAGGTGTTAGAAGAGAAAGGGTTGATGAGCAAAAAGGGCTTTCCGGAGTCTTACGATATCAAGCGTTTAGTGAACTTTGTTTCGGATGTAAAGGCATGCAAGAGAAATGTCACAGCACCTGTTTACTCGCATCTTACGTACAACATTACTGATGACGTTAAGTGCGTCGACCTACCAGATGTACTTATTATTGAAGGACTTAATGTCTTACAAACCGGTATGAATTATCCACACGAACCACATCGCGTGTTTATTTCAGACTTCCTTGATTTCTCACTCTATGTTGACGCTGATAGCCAACAAATCAAAGAGTGGTACGTCAATCGTTTTATGAAATTCCGCGATGGGGCGTTTACTAAGCCTGGCTCTTACTTTAGTCATTACACTAAATTATCGAACCAAGCCGCATTGGATAAAGCGGAAGGTATCTGGAGTTCAATTAATGGCTTGAACCTTGAACAAAATATCCTTCCGACAAGAGAAAGGGCTCACCTGATACTACGTAAAGGCGCAGATCATATGGTTGAAGAAGTGTTACTAAGAAAATAG